The following proteins come from a genomic window of Candidatus Zixiibacteriota bacterium:
- the raiA gene encoding ribosome-associated translation inhibitor RaiA has translation MNIEITARHFDLTPELREHIEKEVTGLKRYFEHIIASEVILDVEKYRQTSEIKVKVYKDVITGKADSNDMYASIEKSIDKVKTQLKKYKGKLKEKHPGQINEAVEKVTRPETDVDAVDI, from the coding sequence ATGAATATCGAGATAACCGCAAGGCATTTTGACCTGACTCCGGAATTAAGGGAGCATATTGAAAAAGAAGTGACCGGGCTAAAAAGGTATTTCGAACATATTATTGCTTCCGAAGTTATCCTCGACGTGGAAAAATATCGCCAGACCTCGGAAATCAAAGTAAAAGTTTACAAAGACGTTATTACCGGCAAGGCCGATTCCAACGACATGTATGCCTCAATTGAAAAATCCATCGACAAGGTTAAAACCCAGTTGAAAAAATACAAAGGTAAACTCAAAGAAAAACATCCGGGGCAGATTAATGAAGCCGTCGAAAAGGTGACCAGGCCGGAAACCGATGTTGACGCCGTTGATATTTAG
- a CDS encoding carboxypeptidase regulatory-like domain-containing protein, which produces MKECDFGDAGEGWCRRLTGMIPIWFLALGLLVIQCSDKVSGPGNSIPVIDTVIFDPESVHPGADIIMTVEAHDPDGDSIVYRWSTYPGAARFSNYESPQCTLTVSSVLSGGMSLKVILEVDDGVDTTSEEFWIPLVEGNTISGYVYYAQTSIPLQYVEVMVGRLIDTTSYKGSYAVRHVPIGNRIITISTPGCNDFVDTLSVTGDTELDIYVECPDLAKTVTGQVATATGTELENVRVTLLNKDGSPTPLSDLTDVSGNFSIDFIPAGYRSFQIEDEGNQDYEILTDTFEVLIENDTTINLRGRIRERVFVSDGIESPGEWLFGDDGIWKGWLIDVEYESYNYNSCLINGAAKLTMAHPLPIPVDAGGISWSIDISLTEGFCTIGYILDDEVVGTSQFANGSGDFEVTRQFYSQGHDPAGKDFSVEFYSWGTTSGVCSIVHIKHFEIFYYR; this is translated from the coding sequence ATGAAAGAATGTGATTTCGGTGATGCGGGGGAGGGTTGGTGCCGCCGTTTGACGGGAATGATCCCGATTTGGTTTCTCGCCCTGGGTTTGCTGGTAATACAATGCTCCGATAAGGTTTCCGGACCGGGCAATTCGATTCCGGTGATCGATACCGTTATTTTCGACCCGGAGTCGGTTCATCCGGGGGCGGATATCATTATGACGGTCGAGGCCCATGATCCCGACGGAGATTCAATTGTCTACCGATGGTCAACCTATCCCGGCGCGGCCCGGTTTTCGAATTATGAGTCGCCGCAGTGTACTCTGACCGTTTCTTCCGTTTTAAGCGGAGGAATGTCTTTAAAGGTCATTCTGGAGGTGGATGACGGGGTGGACACCACGAGCGAGGAATTCTGGATCCCGCTGGTTGAGGGTAATACAATATCGGGTTATGTCTATTACGCTCAAACCAGTATTCCGCTGCAATACGTCGAGGTGATGGTGGGCCGTTTGATCGACACCACCTCTTATAAAGGTTCCTATGCAGTCAGGCACGTTCCGATCGGCAACCGGATTATCACAATAAGTACACCCGGATGTAATGATTTTGTCGATACCCTTTCCGTAACCGGGGATACCGAGCTTGATATATATGTGGAATGTCCCGATCTGGCCAAAACGGTAACGGGTCAGGTGGCCACGGCGACAGGGACGGAGCTGGAGAATGTAAGGGTGACGCTATTAAACAAAGACGGATCTCCGACACCCCTGTCCGATCTGACCGATGTTTCCGGTAATTTCAGTATCGATTTTATCCCGGCCGGGTATCGGTCATTTCAAATTGAGGATGAGGGCAATCAGGATTATGAAATTCTGACCGACACTTTCGAAGTCCTCATCGAGAACGATACCACCATTAATCTACGAGGCCGAATTCGGGAGAGGGTTTTTGTTTCCGATGGTATCGAATCGCCCGGAGAATGGCTGTTTGGGGATGATGGAATCTGGAAAGGCTGGTTGATTGATGTTGAATATGAGAGTTATAATTATAATTCGTGCCTGATCAACGGGGCGGCCAAACTGACCATGGCACATCCCCTGCCCATTCCCGTCGATGCCGGCGGTATTTCCTGGTCGATCGATATCAGCCTGACGGAAGGCTTCTGTACAATTGGCTATATTCTGGATGATGAAGTGGTTGGAACCTCCCAGTTTGCGAATGGAAGCGGGGATTTCGAGGTTACGAGACAATTCTATTCGCAGGGCCATGATCCGGCCGGTAAGGATTTTAGTGTTGAATTTTATTCCTGGGGGACGACCTCCGGGGTGTGCAGTATCGTCCATATCAAGCATTTCGAAATATTCTATTACAGGTAG
- a CDS encoding methyl-accepting chemotaxis protein encodes MLKNLRLGAKIIGGFAVVLIITAAISLVGYNGLSGIKARMQSVDQVRNLSQLVNKARQAEKNYIIRMDTIYVSELTGTMNRIFNLCEQLKHDFTDSDDRTAVENIRQEATTYVEAFGRWLQLTNLQEDDQELMMRSASDFVALCEEISVDQKDAMSLELLDPSTTSDVLIDRMWKATMTDKLAMYSNQVRIIEKDLVYTGHLYLLPRIDSLMDESASLSMELAGWFAKENNKNRLVKIDAAADRYRSSIKSWVEHYDLKVLEEQAMMAAADEFEQSCQALKVSQENVMSSRVTMAVTLILAGALIGIAVGVLIAISLTRSITGPINAVIESITKGSRQVGSASQEVAGASQSLAAGASQQASSLEEITSSLEIQAEKTRNNAENTKLAENLMNDTSLLVSNGRSSMHALTGTMDEIKDSSKQTAQILKVIDEIAFQTNLLALNAAVEAARAGEAGKGFAVVAEEVRRLAQRSAEAARNTNTLIESSMNNADKGVSVAGDAVKLIENISASYDKVSHLIQEIALASSDQAQGIEQINSAVTQMNNVTQQNASNAEESSSASEELAAQAKYMQQSVNQLARIVHGAGQADTDYQADGNIIRRKSHDHQLSGLGYRIETRFQSKIDESSNINESETINRF; translated from the coding sequence ATGTTGAAAAATCTGAGGCTGGGGGCAAAGATCATCGGGGGATTTGCGGTAGTTCTGATAATTACCGCCGCTATTTCACTGGTTGGGTACAATGGCCTCTCGGGTATTAAAGCCCGTATGCAAAGTGTCGACCAGGTTCGTAATTTGAGTCAGCTGGTGAATAAAGCTCGCCAGGCCGAAAAGAATTATATCATTCGGATGGATACGATCTATGTAAGTGAATTGACCGGCACCATGAACCGTATCTTCAACCTCTGTGAACAGCTAAAACATGACTTCACCGACAGCGATGATCGCACGGCGGTGGAAAATATCAGGCAGGAAGCGACTACCTATGTCGAGGCCTTCGGTCGCTGGCTCCAGTTGACCAATTTACAAGAAGATGATCAGGAACTCATGATGCGGAGTGCTTCTGATTTCGTAGCCCTGTGCGAAGAAATCTCGGTCGATCAGAAGGACGCTATGAGCCTGGAATTGCTTGACCCCTCCACCACTTCCGATGTCCTGATCGACCGCATGTGGAAAGCTACCATGACCGATAAACTGGCCATGTATTCCAATCAGGTGAGAATTATCGAAAAAGACCTGGTTTACACCGGTCACCTCTATCTTCTTCCCCGTATCGATAGCCTTATGGATGAATCGGCGTCGCTCAGCATGGAACTGGCCGGATGGTTTGCCAAAGAAAACAACAAAAACCGCCTGGTTAAAATTGACGCCGCGGCCGATAGGTACCGGTCCAGTATTAAATCCTGGGTCGAACATTATGACCTGAAGGTTCTCGAGGAGCAGGCCATGATGGCGGCCGCCGATGAGTTTGAACAATCATGTCAGGCTCTTAAGGTCTCCCAGGAAAATGTCATGTCTTCCCGGGTGACCATGGCTGTTACCCTGATCTTAGCGGGCGCCCTGATCGGTATTGCTGTCGGGGTGCTTATTGCCATCTCTCTGACCCGATCCATCACCGGACCGATCAACGCCGTAATCGAATCGATTACCAAGGGTTCCCGGCAGGTGGGCTCGGCTTCGCAAGAAGTTGCCGGGGCCAGCCAGTCCCTGGCGGCGGGAGCCTCCCAGCAGGCCTCATCGCTTGAGGAAATAACCTCGTCGCTGGAAATCCAGGCTGAAAAAACCCGCAACAATGCCGAAAATACCAAACTGGCTGAGAACCTGATGAATGATACATCCCTGCTGGTTTCCAACGGCCGTTCATCCATGCATGCCCTGACCGGCACCATGGACGAAATCAAAGACAGCTCCAAACAAACGGCGCAAATTCTCAAGGTCATCGATGAAATCGCCTTCCAAACCAACCTCCTGGCCCTCAATGCGGCTGTAGAGGCGGCCCGCGCCGGCGAGGCCGGCAAAGGTTTTGCCGTGGTGGCCGAAGAAGTCCGAAGGCTGGCCCAGAGATCGGCCGAGGCGGCCCGCAACACCAATACCCTGATTGAAAGCTCGATGAATAATGCCGACAAGGGCGTTTCTGTGGCCGGAGATGCCGTCAAACTGATCGAGAATATTTCGGCCAGTTACGACAAAGTCAGTCACCTGATTCAGGAAATCGCTCTGGCCAGCTCCGATCAGGCCCAGGGAATCGAGCAAATCAACAGCGCTGTCACCCAGATGAATAATGTTACCCAGCAGAATGCTTCTAATGCCGAGGAATCATCCTCGGCCAGTGAAGAACTCGCCGCTCAGGCCAAGTACATGCAACAGAGTGTCAATCAACTGGCCCGTATCGTCCACGGAGCCGGACAGGCTGATACGGATTATCAGGCAGATGGAAATATAATTCGACGAAAATCCCATGACCACCAATTATCCGGATTGGGGTATAGAATCGAAACCCGATTCCAAAGCAAGATCGACGAATCATCGAATATCAACGAAAGCGAAACAATCAATCGCTTTTAA
- a CDS encoding class I SAM-dependent methyltransferase has product MQVENYKRLSHFYDNGWGRYAIKYLELIDRLWPPAGLSGAHSLDLACGTGNLAIELARRGFRAVGLDLSPAMIAQARKKASGMDNISFAIQDMRRFKVAGQFDLVTCTFDSINYLLEEADLEAVFEKVHDHLKETGRFIFDSNTHKLYSQHNGEFVHEFNGERFLHKCRYEAVNRLARTSFEFGDGSVEEHIQCPYDIDDLEPLLNRAGLGIVRAMASFDMSPYQSDSKRLICLVERQKTKKKAGDFKNRPPYDGPD; this is encoded by the coding sequence GTGCAAGTTGAAAACTATAAGAGATTGAGCCACTTCTATGATAACGGGTGGGGCCGATATGCAATCAAGTATTTGGAACTGATTGATCGGCTGTGGCCGCCGGCCGGGTTGTCCGGAGCGCATTCTCTTGATCTGGCCTGCGGAACCGGGAATCTGGCTATCGAACTGGCCCGTCGAGGTTTCCGGGCGGTTGGACTGGATTTGTCTCCCGCGATGATTGCTCAGGCCCGTAAAAAAGCATCCGGCATGGATAATATCTCGTTCGCAATTCAGGATATGCGCCGTTTTAAGGTCGCCGGACAATTCGATTTGGTGACCTGCACTTTCGATTCCATCAACTACCTCCTGGAAGAAGCCGATCTGGAAGCGGTTTTTGAAAAAGTGCATGATCATCTGAAAGAAACGGGTCGATTTATTTTTGATTCCAACACTCATAAACTTTATAGTCAGCACAACGGAGAATTCGTTCACGAATTCAACGGCGAGCGGTTTCTTCATAAATGCCGGTATGAAGCGGTCAATCGCCTGGCCCGGACCTCATTTGAATTCGGCGATGGATCAGTAGAAGAACATATTCAGTGCCCCTATGATATCGATGATCTTGAGCCGCTTTTAAACCGGGCCGGACTGGGTATCGTCCGGGCAATGGCATCGTTCGATATGTCACCCTACCAGAGCGACAGTAAGCGGCTGATATGTCTGGTTGAAAGGCAAAAGACCAAAAAAAAGGCAGGGGATTTTAAAAATCGCCCGCCTTATGATGGACCGGATTGA
- the rsgA gene encoding ribosome small subunit-dependent GTPase A: MNLNLLGWNNFFSQAFENYRNDGYIPARVAREHKNLYLIYTETGEMPAEIAGRLRHQAETRADFPAVGDWVAAEMKPGQDRAMIRVVLPRKNAFMRKAVCSGGMPDSGGRTEVQVLAANIDTVFLVSGLDHDFNPRRIERYLALARESGVSPVIILNKSDLCTDLDDRLREIDTVAYGIQRHVISAETEHNLETIRPYLEPGQTVALLGSSGVGKSTIINHLLGEERLKVNQVSQFNDRGRHTTSWRELIVLPSGGLMVDTPGMRGLSVWSDAGGLGETFSDIEGLAGRCRFRDCRHQNEPGCAVQEALKNGTLDEDRYLNFIKLQKESAYQSIRKDQRARLRETAKWRKIALHQRELKKRKK; this comes from the coding sequence ATGAATTTGAATCTACTCGGCTGGAATAATTTCTTCAGCCAGGCATTTGAAAATTATCGAAACGATGGTTATATCCCGGCCAGGGTGGCCAGGGAACACAAAAACCTTTATCTGATCTATACTGAAACAGGTGAGATGCCGGCCGAAATTGCCGGGCGATTGAGACATCAGGCCGAAACCAGGGCCGATTTTCCTGCGGTTGGGGACTGGGTGGCGGCGGAGATGAAACCGGGCCAGGATCGGGCCATGATTCGGGTTGTCCTGCCGCGCAAAAATGCCTTCATGCGGAAGGCGGTTTGTTCAGGGGGCATGCCCGATAGCGGAGGACGGACCGAGGTTCAGGTCCTGGCCGCCAATATCGATACGGTGTTTCTGGTCAGCGGTCTCGATCATGATTTCAATCCCCGGCGAATTGAACGATATTTAGCTTTGGCCCGGGAAAGCGGCGTCAGTCCGGTTATTATATTAAATAAATCGGATTTGTGCACCGACCTGGATGATCGATTAAGGGAAATCGATACGGTAGCCTATGGCATTCAGCGGCATGTAATCAGCGCAGAAACGGAACATAATCTGGAAACAATCCGGCCATACCTCGAGCCCGGGCAAACGGTCGCTCTGTTGGGATCGTCGGGGGTCGGGAAATCGACCATAATCAACCACCTGCTGGGCGAGGAGCGTTTGAAGGTTAACCAGGTCAGTCAATTTAACGATCGAGGCCGTCATACCACTTCGTGGCGGGAATTGATCGTTTTGCCATCGGGCGGGCTGATGGTCGATACACCGGGGATGCGGGGGCTGTCGGTCTGGTCCGACGCGGGAGGCCTGGGGGAGACATTCTCCGATATCGAGGGTCTGGCCGGCCGATGCCGGTTTCGGGATTGCCGTCATCAAAACGAGCCGGGCTGTGCCGTGCAGGAGGCTTTGAAGAATGGGACTCTTGACGAAGACAGATATTTGAATTTCATCAAGCTTCAGAAGGAGTCGGCCTACCAATCAATAAGAAAAGACCAGCGGGCTCGTCTGAGAGAGACAGCCAAATGGCGTAAGATTGCGCTGCATCAAAGAGAACTTAAGAAAAGAAAGAAGTAA
- a CDS encoding GNAT family N-acetyltransferase, whose product MAFIQVRDMDSSDEYFVSACSHINESEEMDTAAAKRLVWIKKMYSRGMRVKVARLGDDRVGFLYLMPIDICPWGPIGRDLMVIPCLYVMEKGQHKKAGQSLLKAAEAEARLQGFKGMVVTAYYHDFWFMPAGFFEKFGFEVAASEKNTALIWRVFDEKVKPPRFLKRKYKFKSVPGKVVVDLFHHTFCMTVCQEAERVREVAAEFADKVIFNEYSADDPEILRKYQTPRAIFINGKEISWGYEAPREGIREAITEALKNV is encoded by the coding sequence ATGGCATTTATTCAGGTCCGGGATATGGATTCATCGGATGAGTATTTTGTGTCGGCCTGTTCTCATATCAATGAATCCGAGGAAATGGATACCGCCGCCGCGAAACGATTGGTCTGGATAAAAAAAATGTATTCCCGCGGGATGCGGGTCAAGGTGGCCCGGTTAGGTGATGACCGGGTGGGATTTCTGTATTTGATGCCGATTGACATTTGCCCGTGGGGACCTATCGGTCGTGATCTGATGGTTATTCCGTGTTTATATGTCATGGAGAAGGGGCAACATAAGAAAGCCGGGCAGTCCCTCTTAAAGGCGGCCGAGGCGGAAGCCCGATTGCAGGGTTTCAAAGGGATGGTGGTCACCGCCTATTATCATGATTTCTGGTTTATGCCGGCCGGATTTTTCGAAAAATTCGGTTTTGAAGTCGCGGCGAGCGAGAAGAACACCGCCCTCATATGGCGGGTCTTTGACGAAAAGGTCAAACCGCCCCGCTTCCTCAAAAGAAAATACAAATTTAAAAGTGTTCCGGGCAAAGTGGTGGTTGATTTATTCCATCATACATTTTGCATGACAGTTTGCCAGGAAGCCGAGAGGGTGCGGGAGGTGGCGGCGGAATTCGCCGATAAAGTCATTTTTAACGAATACAGCGCCGATGATCCCGAAATCCTGCGTAAGTATCAGACTCCCAGGGCGATTTTTATCAACGGGAAGGAAATCAGCTGGGGCTATGAAGCGCCGCGGGAGGGCATCCGGGAGGCAATAACAGAGGCCTTGAAAAATGTCTGA